The nucleotide sequence TTTCCTTTCAAACCTAATGGATAAAAATATTCTCCCTCGTTCCAAGTCCGAAGAAATAATTTGTTATTCAAAGTATCAGCATCTACGTATTCAACGCAGGCATTCTTTTGAAATGCGATTGAACGAATATCCGTTTCGCTCGACAAGAAAACAAAATTCAAAAAACGATATTCCTTTCCTATTTCTACAGAAATATTTAACTCGTCATTTGTTTCTTCGCGGCTGAAGATTAATTTTCCTCTGTCATTCAATACCCGTACGTCGCTCGTCAAAACAAAACTGCTTCCCGTTTCTGCATCCAAAAATTTTACGAGATTTTCAACAAGCAAATATTTTACTTCCGTTCGACTAAAATTGCGGACAAAATTATAGAAAAAATATTGTTGGAGAAACTTCGCTTCCCGTTTCAGTAACGATATTTCAACAAATACTTCGCCGTGTTGTTGCAATTGAACTGCAGAATTTGATAACACTTCGTACTGCATTTGCAGATATTCTTCTAAATCATTAAATAATTTGCTTTCTCGAAATAATGTATGTTGAACGTTAGAATTAATTTCTTTTTCAATCAAAGGAACAAGTTGGTTGCGTACGATATTTCTCGTGTAATCGTTTGTAACGTTCGATGAATCCGTACAAAACGCTACCGAATGTTTAACTGCATAATCGGTAATCGTTTTTCTGTTTACATACAGTATCGGGCGAATGATATTTTTTCGTATCAATGGAATTCCGCATAATCCGAGAACACCGCTTCCACGTAAAAAATTAAATAGTATTGTCTCTGCATTATCATCCAGCGTATGTCCTGTTGCAATTTTCTTGAACGACGTAGAGGTTGTGATTTCCTGAAAAAAATTATACCGTATTTTTCTCGCACGTTCTTGAATCGAATGCCGCTCGTTTTCTTTCAAAAAAACTTTCTTGCAAAAGAATGGAACATT is from Ignavibacteria bacterium and encodes:
- the tilS gene encoding tRNA lysidine(34) synthetase TilS; protein product: MNRTLLDIVREVILEHALVEKNDTIVIAMSGGIDSTVLFHLFLALRKEYDLQLAVAHCNYGLRGNESDEEENFVRSLTEENNVPFFCKKVFLKENERHSIQERARKIRYNFFQEITTSTSFKKIATGHTLDDNAETILFNFLRGSGVLGLCGIPLIRKNIIRPILYVNRKTITDYAVKHSVAFCTDSSNVTNDYTRNIVRNQLVPLIEKEINSNVQHTLFRESKLFNDLEEYLQMQYEVLSNSAVQLQQHGEVFVEISLLKREAKFLQQYFFYNFVRNFSRTEVKYLLVENLVKFLDAETGSSFVLTSDVRVLNDRGKLIFSREETNDELNISVEIGKEYRFLNFVFLSSETDIRSIAFQKNACVEYVDADTLNNKLFLRTWNEGEYFYPLGLKGKKKVSDYFTDEKIPIHKKHAIPILVSDGNIVWICGKRLDERFKITDVTTRVAKLEFFELKHNQ